From a single Tachypleus tridentatus isolate NWPU-2018 chromosome 6, ASM421037v1, whole genome shotgun sequence genomic region:
- the LOC143254174 gene encoding uncharacterized protein LOC143254174 yields the protein MKMRLVNFILLLVITVYTVGSYAENGSNKITRNNHNGYGCYGDIGRNSRALGRRGNKSGFDKKKDFRIYNGNGRYEKNMFRRDPDVGLVFDSDPNLRDRLTRGTRSKRQRVGGESLGSELNMNHSLHLDA from the exons ATGAAGATGAGGCTagtg aatttcatTCTACTTTTGGTGATTACGGTCTACACTGTAGGAAGCTACGCTGAAAACGGAAGTAACAAAATAACCCGAAACAACCACAATGGTTATGGTTGTTACGGAGATATAGGGAGAAATAGTAGAGCTCTTGGCAGACGTGGGAATAAAAGTGGTTTTGATAAGAAAAAAGATTTCAGAATATACAATGGTAATGGAAGATACGAGAAGAATATGTTTAGAAGAGACCCAGACGTAGGCTTGGTTTTTGACAGTGACCCTAACTTAAGAGATAGGTTAACAAGAGGAACACGATCAAAAAGACAAAGAGTAGGCGGAGAGAGTTTGGGTAGTGAGCTAAATATGAATCACAGTCTACATTTGGACGCATAA